One Palaemon carinicauda isolate YSFRI2023 chromosome 5, ASM3689809v2, whole genome shotgun sequence DNA window includes the following coding sequences:
- the LOC137641017 gene encoding uncharacterized protein, with the protein MALIPISVAILHDKDCNLKSVSAEQYREELIRDAFINGLASPIIRQRLLKNKTLDLQAAYDQAYSLDLAQHNANFYSHMLPHVGHTAAMVTSDHALIIDDHVKSGPTSESCEVTAGAQVLATTLSMKRKCFFCGGPYHIHAHCPARDSICNKCGKKGHFAKACQSKSAYGGRKLTALVDSCSDDSYIDENVAWELKLPIYPTDKDVALAQKSLHTSSPSYVNVDLTLHLNGETYPSTRLAVMKDLCSGVLLGQDFQEQHLKVTIEYGGPKPSLNLSVANPCCSLAAAAMDEPSIFQHLLPKCKPIITKSRHYCKDEKEFIEAETSRLLAEGVIEDSISPWRAQVVVVKDSFNWHEKRMCVDYSQTINLYTELDAYPLPRIDTMVNELSTYCVFSAFDLKILPPSPTKGIRQELYSF; encoded by the exons atggcgctcattcctatttcagtagcaaTTTTGCACG ACAAGGACTGTAATTTAAAGTCAGTTAGTGCAGAACAATACAGAGAGGAGTTGATCAGGGATGCCTTTATAAATGGCCTGGCCTCACCTATAATTCGGCAACGTCTTCTCAAAAACAAAACTCTAGACTTGCAGGCAGCttatgaccaggcttactctttagacctaGCCCAACATAATGCTAATTTTTACAGTCACATGCTTCCTCATGTTGGGCATACTGCTGCCATGGTTACATCGGATCATGCACTTATTATagatgatcatgtgaagagtggaccaacgtctgagagctgtgaggtaactgctggaGCTCAAGTATTAGCAactactctgtccatgaagagaaagtgctttttttGTGGAGGTCCCTATCATATTCATGCACACTGTCCTGCTCGGGATTCCATTtgcaataaatgtggcaagaaggggcactttgcaaaagcGTGCCAGTCTAAATCTGcatatggag gacggaagttgacggcccttgtcgactcgtgcagtgatgacagttatatagatgaaAATGTAGCATGGGAATTGAAGCTACCAATATATCCCACTGATAAAGACGTTgctttagcacagaaatctttgcatacaaGCTCTCCAAGTTATGTCAAtgtagacttgactcttcatcttaatggagaaacttatccatccacacgtctagcagtaatgaaagatttatgttcaggagtattacttggtcaggacttccaagagcagcatctgaaagtgactattgaatacgGTGGGCCGAAACCATCACTCAACTTATCTGTTGCTAACCCCTGCTGTTCGTTGGCAGCCGCTGCTATGGATGAGCCttctatcttccagcatttgttaCCTAAATGTAAGCCTATCAtcactaaatcaagacattactgtaaagatgaaaaagaattcattgaagcggagactagtcgtctcttggctgagggtgttattgaggatagcatatcaccatggagagctcaagttgtggtggttaaggattcctttaatTGGCATGagaaaaggatgtgtgttgattattcgcaaactataaatctgtatacagaactggatgcttatccattaccaaggattgacaccatggttaatgaactctcaacatattgcgtattttcgGCTTTTGACTTGAAAATCTTACCACCAAGTCCCACTAAAGGAATCAGACAAGAATtatacagcttttga